A window from Sceloporus undulatus isolate JIND9_A2432 ecotype Alabama chromosome 8, SceUnd_v1.1, whole genome shotgun sequence encodes these proteins:
- the NME3 gene encoding nucleoside diphosphate kinase 3, translated as MRTSSFPLLHGCLLLLQPLMPTMIFLLGLFASLFQAAYTGVNERTFLAIKPDGVQRHLVGEIIRRFEKKGFKLVAMKLMQASEDLLKEHYISLRELPFYTRLVKYMSSGPVVAMVWQGLEVVKTARTMIGETNPADSKPGTIRGDFCIEVGKNVIHGSDSVESAQREISLWFHTDELTCWEDSTEHWIYE; from the exons ATGCgcacctcctccttccctctgctCCATGGCTGCCttttgctgctgcagcctttgATGCCCACCATGATCTTCCTTCTTGGTTTGTTCGCCAGCCTCTTCCAGGCGG cTTACACAGGGGTGAATGAGCGAACCTTCCTTGCCATCAAGCCTGATGGCGTCCAGCGGCATCTGGTGGGTGAGATTATCAGGCGGTTTGAGAAAAAGGGCTTCAAGTTGGTGGCCATGAAACTCATGCAG GCCTCAGAAGACTTACTGAAAGAGCATTACATCTCCCTACGTGAGCTTCCTTTCTATACACGCCTGGTAAAATACATGAGCTCAGGACCTGTTGTGGCCATG GTTTGGCAGGGGCTGGAAGTAGTGAAGACAGCTCGGACAATGATAGGAGAAACTAATCCAGCCGATTCAAAGCCTGGAACTATCCGGGGAGATTTCTGCATTGAAGTGGGCAA GAATGTCATTCATGGGAGCGATTCAGTAGAGAGCGCCCAGCGAGAGATCTCACTCTGGTTCCACACGGATGAATTGACCTGTTGGGAGGACAGCACAGAGCACTGGATTTATGAATAA